The DNA region CCgagttttaatataatataaaggaagaaaaatttataaaatgggACCTAGTAAAATGTTAAATCTCGtaaagatcattttttttttcttttgtttttcttctttgtttttgttttcacgAACTAGGAAGGGAAGAAGACTTATTCGCGAAGTTATAAAAGGGCAGACGTGCGCCAGAGGGAACAGCGCGCGCTCGctcactcgctcgctcgctgcCTCCTAGCTGCCACGTATATACATGCgatggctctctctctctctctctctctctttcacttgcgcgcgcgcgtgcactGACTTATAcattctatccctctctctctctttctctatctctctctctctgtctttctatcctcctctctttctctctcacgcgtacagagagagagagagagagagagagagagagagagagagagagagagaacacacgCACGCGTATATCTGGCAGATCAATAATTTCTGATACTCGCAAATGTCGCATTTAAAATACAGGCTTACGGCGCACCAGCCGTACTCATCGTTGAAAGCGTCGTTTTCCTAGAGGACGATGAAGAGTAGTAataggagaaaaggaaagaatgatgggaagaggagagaagaaaggagggCTTTGAGATTTTTTTCGGAACATGCGAAAAAGATCGACTCTatcgtagtcgtagtcatCGTCATATCGTCGTCGACGTAGTTGTCGtagtgtcgtcgtcgtcgtcgtcgtcgtcgtcgtcgtcgtcgtcgtcgtcgtcgttgtcgtcgtggAATCGAAAGGCGGCACGGCGCAGCGAATCGCCGATTGGCTGATTCGCTGATgttgagtgagagagagagagtgagagagagagagagagagagagagagagagagagagagagagagagagagagaggagtcgACCGACACGACGAGCTAGAAGATTGCATGCGTTCCTGTTCCataagaacgaagaaataGCGAAATTTCAAGCTTCCTgcatcttttctattttttcttttccttttatcattaatattattattaatattaatattaatattaatatttaatattattaatattattattatttctttatttataatctttcatcaaattttctttcgtacttttcttcttttcttttcttttttttttttttttatagcataAAAACTGAATCGatttacaaatttttgaaTGGGCCTGGAGGGAGGGCGGGAGGATGGTGGGGAAGAGGGATTTCTATTTGCACGAGGAACGAGATGGAATGttaaatattgaaagtaaCAACAATTCAGTTATCCAATGATCTCCTGAGATCACTCTTATTAGTAATTAACacgcgataataacaacaacaataacaacaacaatgataacaataataataataataatcatagaatattttatctttccgTATTATAAAGTTTTCATTCTCGAAAGTTTCGTATcctcaatttattatttaaatattgatttctATGCGTTCAAagtataaaatgatttattccTACGAGTATTACTACTCTTGTGAAATTCAAAAATGGCCGCAACGAAtatcgtacgtacgtacgataGCGCAGcgcatcctcctcctcctcctccacctcttcgTCGTTTCTCGTTCGTTTGATCGAACGGAGAGGtaagattaaaagaagaagaagaaaaataaaaatagaaaaagaaagaaagaaagaaagaaagaaagaaagaaagtacgaAAGAAATGACGATGAGGTTAGGTGTCTAAAttacatttgaaattttctatctttgattttatttatcgaaatatcATTTGTTGTATTAAATGCGATCATTTCCCTTCTCGCGATCGTGCcgttctccctccctccaccctctctcttctctctcttcctataaATAGTATCGTTAGATTTCCCTGGTTTTCAATGACCGTCGTCACACGGGTGTCGCCGCGGGTGTCGCCACCGCTGCTTTGgcgatcgtcgtcgtcgtcgtcgtcgtcgtcgtcgtcgtcgccgccacctccgtcgtcgtcgtcgtcgtcgtcgtcgtcaccactgccgtcgtcgtcgtcgtcgtcgtcgtcgtcgtcgtggtggtggtggtcgtGGTGGTCGTGGTCCGTCGTGGTGCTGCCGTGTTGCGTCAATGTGAACGATACTCTCGTAGTCTGGCGTTTGCACGAATGTGAACGCGATCCTGTGCAGATCGCTCCCGTACGCCAGGGGAGGATGGTCGCTCGTAGGAAGAGTCACTACTAGCGAGCGAGTACGCGCTCTGCTATTCCGTGCGTTAGCAAAATAGCTTCGCGTAGACTGATTTGTTCTTCGTGGGCCGAAGCTAAGTAAGTCGTATCTTtctacctctatctctctctctctctctctctctctcattctttctttctttctttctatctatctatctatctatctatctatctatctatctctatctattatTTCCCTTTCCATTTTCCGTGCTCTTTCcagatgataatatatatggctatgtgtgtgtgtatatatgtatatatatatatacacatactacGCTACTACTATGTTACACTACACTACTATACTACATTATTACATTACTACTTCTAAACTACACTACTTTtatactacactactactattactacactactactactactactactactactactactactactactactactactatttctcttttactctagACAACGCATGTAACGCATCATTTCGAGTATCTTTATTCTCTTAATTCTTACGCGGCGCGCCGATCGAAAACGCGCGTGTCGCGCAGCGGTGAACGGAGCGGGGACGAGCGAAATGCCGGAGAGTTATTTTTCCGAGCTCAGAACGACGTTATCTAACCTTTTTGCGCACGGACGAAAAGTGggaggtgtgtgtgtgtgtgtgtgtgtatatgtgtggtTATGTTAGTTCGTACATAGTATatccccctccctctcctttCGGGTATCTTGCCTAGAGAGGtatttttcttgctttctttctttcctatttctgttttttttttttaagttttctcTATCGTGAAAAGTAcaagtatatgtgtgtgtatgtgtgtgtgtgtgtgttcgcgTAGGGTATTTCTTAAGAaggatatacatacaatactcATTCTTAACAACGGTCTGCACACggtatctctatatctcttcAGGCGTCTTTACAAGAAATCCTTTCAAATAAACACTTTCAATGATTCCAATACGTGTCTGAGagtgatattttatatttttatatgtacacatatattcttttttattttttatttttattttttttttttttttgtaattataataggataactttatcattactatatctttctttctttctttcttttttttctgtttttatgtcattaaatatttcaatatctttGACTCTTCTTATCCCTCATAGTATAATATGGCATAAGAATTTATGACATATCTATTTCTACTTTCGCAAGTAATACTAATGTCAGTTAATTATATCAAGACAAGTTTTATTATCGGAGCTCGCACATTGataagtttattatttgttatagatCTCTACTGGCATGGAGCTGGGAGCGCACTGATAGTGATAATTTATGAGGTTAGCAGCAAGTTTCCTATTAATGCTTTttggtatattattattctattatacatataatgatataccttggaaaataataagagatatattattagaatatgaaagttataatatattcttttgatgaataatttttattcagatCTTGGTTTCTATGCATTGCCTGCCAAAGAAGAACTGAGCCCAATGTTTCCACACAATTCTAGTTCACATGAGATTTCTACAGAAACAAATGCCTTCGTACAAAATTCCATGGTAGGTTTATTTAACGTCGTTAAATAGAAATTGTATTTACATTGAAAGAGCAAATGGATTTTTCAACGACATATAAAATCaccattatattttatagattgatgtttttctttttcttttatattttagggGGATGTAGTAGTATTAGGGGAAAGCAGTCTGTATGGGGAGGGGGAATGGGAAGGATCAGAGCACGCTAGGTACTGTGATATCGAATCCATAAACAGCAGCAAGATGGCAGCATGTACTAGCCATCTGGAAGCTACCGCCGCCAATGACTTTTCAACCGTCCTGCCAAGCCAAACCAGTAAGTATcatctttttatatgttttgTTGTTCTATCAATTGCTCGTCGTCAAgttctattattactagtgttattataaaattgtccTTTCGCTGATATCAcggatatattttgtattttgttaAGATTAATTAAGCTGAAGAAAATCATGGGATCAGCTTTAGTCTTTGCTGAGATGTCGcttcttttttgaaaattgtaattcattgaaggaattaatattattagagtatataaatgagaaattaTAAAGGAATATTTCAAGTGGAATATTTTAGCTATAGTTTAGTTTTTATACTTACAGGTGAGTTCAGCTCAGCTGGTATAGGTAAGGCCTGCCAGTCAGTGGCGCCAGTAACCACAAAAAACCCAACAAATCACCTTCTaacttacgataataataaagtaaataaccaCAACAATGCAGAACATAATCATCACAAGTACAGAAAGCAAAACACACCGGGCTTGCTTGGTCAGCTGGGCAGCTCCGCCAATAACTCTAAGTCTACTTTTAAGACATTaagtgataataagaatagctTTAGCGATCTAAGCGTTAGGGTACTAAGCGTAAGTGTACATCTACAAGTTACACGGGGTGAAGCGTATTGCACCGTTGGGGTACCTAGCCTAGTTAGGATACCCAAGTCTGATTGCCCCCAACGGTCGCTACGCCTCCCTAACTCTGTCGACAATTACTCCTTACTAGGGTCCCGCCTTGAGCTAGGCGACAACAATAAGTTTAAGGCTCATTTTAGTTtcataagtaataataactccAAGTCTGTGATATTGCTCAGCTCAATCAGCAACGGTGACCATTGTTTCCTGCTTGGCGGTGGTCCTGTCGAGATAGATGCTATTACTCTGAAATTCGGTATTATAATGGATGTCTTAACGAGATCGAAACTACTAGGTCATAAGTGTGCCCTGGTTATCAATTCTCATCAGACATCTAGACTGTTAACGAGCGATGAAACGTCGAACGAAAATTGTAACGTTCGATATACGTTAGCTCTCGAAAAAATATGGAACCTCTTAAAATCGCATTTCAGTGGCATTGATTTCAAATTGGTTCCCATAAGCGATCAGAATTTTGCGATATTCACCGCCAGTTCTTCCATTACGCTTATCGTTTTCAGAAACGAAGTAACTGACCACATCTCGCGATCTTTCCTGGAAAATCTCAAGCAACTCCGTGTACAATCTTTTACTTCTCCATTATCTAATGTCACTGTTACCGAGCTGATGCAACGCATATGTGTTCCACTATTAAAAAAGCGTAAGGGTAATGATTACAAcgttggtaataataataataatgatgaatattataacaagaacattagCATTGGTAGtattgaagaagaaattaatagtagtaacgataatcCAGATGTTATTGAAGACATTGTTGACGTCGCTGTGTGCTACAAGACTAGTTGTATGATGATTACTAATGTTAGGATCTTAGGGTCTCAAAATGATGGTATTAGTCGTACCGAAGCAACAATATTTACTGTTGGTGCTCTTTCATTTCAGGATAACAATAAGTCTAACAAGCCTCTAAATACTAGTTATAAGATTAGCGAATATAGTAGATCAGTGGGTTCTGATCTTCAATCTAACTCTACCATTAAGTCTGTATCTAAGTCTACGCTAAAAGATAAATCTAGGATTAAGTTTGAAATGTCTCACACCGCTCGATTTAACGAATCTGACAAGAGAAAGCAAGTTAGGTTGGCTGCCAACATTCCTATAATGACTACCTGCGAGCCTACGATGACGCTTACAAGCCAATCAGCCACCATCACATCCCAAACAATCGGTGTACCTGTATGTCGAGCGGATAATCGCATATATGACGATGGGATGCGATCAGAATTTTTGAATACATTTCAGAATGACCAAATATGTATCCAGCGTATGTTGGCAAGTCGCACAgatgatataataacgaatgaCTTGCGTCTTAATGAAACATTAAATCCTACACAAACTTACATCGAGACGCTCAAATCTTTAGCTACAGATGATATTCCGTTGAATTGCAATTACGATCGCACAGGGGCATGTAGTAATCGTCAAACTTGTGactatgataacgataattatcatgatgATTTTGCGCTCTGCTCTTACGATAACATGGCAGTTTATACAAAACCAACTGCATTACAATGGTCTACTTTAATTGCACACGTACGTGCATTAATACCTGCTTGTCGAAAAGCTTATGAGACCGATCGAACCAAATGTGAAGTTCAACAGCGAAGACTCAAGTTTATGTTGAATATTCTTTTCAATGAATCGACACGGCTATTGAACAAGGTCTACGAACCAATATTAAGCTACAAACAACGATGGGGTATCTCAACGATATTACAGTTAGCAGGAGGTGGTGAAAGTTCGCTAAATAGCGGAGGAGCTAACAATTGGGGTTCTACTCAAGCAACAACacccaataacaataataccaatcaATCAGGATGGGTTGGTACGCCAGGAAACGCACCTGGTAATGCTGGCACGCCGAACAATTGGGGTGGAAATTCTGTAAATAGATCAGTGTCCGGTAATCCAAATCAAAATCAGAATCAAGGTCCACCTGGTACTCAAAATACATCAGGTAGATCATTGTCAATCATATGTcaaactttttaatttattttagaatctcaaaagttattgtttatatttacccgaaatttttaatattattattattattattatttttttatgcgCAGGAAACGTGAACAAAGTTAATAATCCAAATCAACAATCGAATCAGCAATCTGGTCCACCTACCTCTCAGTCAAATTCTACTCAAGGGAATCAGAATAGTAGTCAATGGTCTCAGGGAAAATCTAATAATCCAGGTGGTCCAGGACAAAAtccacaaaataataacaatagcgtACAACAGCAACAGTCAGCCAATTCTAATGGAAGTAATAAtcaatctaataataatgcaCAAGGATCTGTAAGTAGTGGTAACACACCGGCTAGTAATAATCCATCGACGAAACAACAGCTCGAACAATTAAATACAATGAGGGAAGCTCTTTTTAGTCAAGACGGATGGGGTTGTGTGagtaaacgaaaaatattttctgtaagattgatataacaaaaaattaatatatattatttcaataagttAAAGACGTTATTTTCTGTCTTTAGCAACACGTAAATCAAGATACGAGTTGGGACGTACCAACTTCTCCTGAGCCCAATCTAACCAAAGATGGCGTTCCTATGTGGAAACCACCCGTAAATAATGGTACTGATTTATGGGAGGCAAATTTACGAAATGGAGGTCAACCTCCGCCGCATCAACAAGCAAAAACCCCATGGGGTCATACTCCAGCGACTAATATTGGTGGTACTTGGGGTGAGGACGATGAGACGGCAGACTCATCTAACATGTGGACTGGTGCTCCAGCACCTTCTCAACCGAATGCAGCACAATGGACTGCCGGTAATCAAGCCGGTATGTGGGGAGGTAGGCTAGTGAAGGCTGGAGATGCCAAAACTTtaggaaaaagatattttggaattttattGAAAGCTGTCGTGTTTTGGCACATTGTTATAATGTctttattgtgattatatacaaaagtttgttcattatataattttccttaTACCTTCTATATCATGATTTATAAAATGCGACTGTACAAgtaaaatttggaaaaaaaaaaagaaaaaaaaaaaaaaaaaaaaaaatttctatatcatAGATATCATACCATTGGATTCTCTAAACTAactaaaatttcttttaaacattaaatatttatacgcttatgtaaaatatcattttgaaaaatttagaaTATACTTGTGCagttgagaataataatttaaaatgaatccCGCCTGGCGGTTGTGCCTAACAGCTCTcatatattttactattttaaaTGTATCAATTTGTAGCTTGTATTAGTTCTGAAATAATTTtgctattatatacatatatatatatatatacatacatacatatatacatatatatatatatatatatatatatatatatatatatatatatacacatcttgTTTTGTTCAACTAAGTATGGAGACTCTCCGGCATTCACAAAGCTTTATAAGTTATGGGGAATAACTAATTTGTTTTGCTATTTCTCTTATGCTAAATATGTCTTAagtctttcttattttatatacatatgtgctgtttcttttctttttttttttttttttttttcccatgcTCAAACGCTGTGCTTTTTTCCATGTAAatgatgctttttttttttaggctgaatatatatcatttattaagcACTATTAAACTCCTTTAATGCCCATGTTAGTAGTctcttaaatcatttttaaattatgcggaagaaaaatgataatatcgttaaattatatatgaatatattcacGCATATACTTggattttattagatatattatataaagttgTGTATAATTCATTCTTGCATCATACTCAACACTGTAGAAATGTCTGTGTGATACATTTAGATTTTCAGATTAGATatctcaattaaaaaaaaaaaaaaaagaacatacgaCTGATCgtgaatttgtaatattaaaatttgttttcattaatattatttcactgTTAGACTTTATGGGCATTCAGGAGTCTTGATTCAATGTAGCATGTAATTTGTGTATTATTGACAGTTTTATAGTAACTCGTTAGTAAAGTTATTACTTTGAAAAGTAATAACTTAAAATTACAAAGTATATcaaatagtaaatattttcatttctgtttaatcaaaaaagaaaaagaaaagaaaaagaaaaaaaaaaaagaaaaaaaaatgttgaagaatatttgtcgaaagtgcagcaattaaaaataatttcaatatttattatgtaaatttcTTGAGGATACGTATGATctctctgtaaaaaaaaaaaaagaaaaaaaaaaaaagaaaaaaaatgttcatatATTTGAGATTACCTTTgcagataataaatttaataaacaaatgtttaaaattatatctacaAAGAGATCTTGAAAATGTTGTTTTCAATATACTATTACATTGATGACTTTTTATAAACAGGAACAAATTGGGCTGATCCAAGACTCGATCATAATAGAGATCCACGTGATTTACGATCAGTGGATCCAAGAGAGATGCGAGATCCTCGAGATCATCGCATGACTCTTGATCCAAGAGATCATATGCGCGTAATGGATCCTATGGCACGTGATCCACGAATGGGTGATATGCGCGGTGATCCACGTGGCATTTCTGGACGTTTGAACGGAGCTAATACCGATGCTATGTGGGGACAACCACCTGGTCCTCCACATCATCAGATGGGTCATCAGCATCCATCTGGTCCACCAACGAAAATGCTCAATCCTTCGAACATGAATCAATGGGCAGCTCCACCACCAAAGGATATGATGCCTGGTAAACCTTCGGGATGGGAGGAACCGTCACCACCTACGCAAAGGCGTAATGTGCCTAATTATGACGACGGTACGAGCTTATGGGGAAATCCGGCAGCAAATCAAAGGACAATGCCTGCCAGTAAAGTATCTCATTGGAAGGATTTACCAACCCCGAACATAGCACGCGGTGGTaagtaatttgaaataaagaaaaaatttatttttcattttaattatatatatataatctcaatgttatgaattatataaaaaaaaataaataaataaaataaaaaataaaaaacgcaGGAATGCAATGTCCACCGGGGATGCCTCAGAATAGAATGCCTGGGCAACCAGGTATGAAACCAGACGTAGGAGGTCCAGGTATGTGGGCTCACCCTGGAGCTCCTGGAGGTCGCAATGGGACATGGGCAGATGGGCCTCACGATACTACCTCTTGGGATGATCCTAAAACACCAGCAACATGGAACGAGCCTCCATTGAATCCAGCAACTTGGGGAGGTCCTGCTACTCATAAACAAAAATCAATGGGACCTGCTGGTAGTTGGGTAGACTCTGACATTGATCCTACACCAAGTTGGGGTCATCCTGCTAAACCTTCGTTAACGAAAGACTTCATTTGGAATAGTCGTGAATTTCGTTATCTTTGTGACTTAGGATAtaaggtatataaatatattattatttataaatatatattgttattttttttatttatttatatgttgtaTTTAAATGacgttattgatatttaatttgtttttaaagaaagaagacgtgGAATTAGCTCTTAGAAATCGTGAAATGAATAGAGACGAAGCGCAAGAACTTTTAAGCCAGATTCGACCTCTTGATCAATGGCCACGCCGTCATGATACACATTCTGGCTATGATCCAACTAATCAACCAACTACTGCGCCAGCATATCCGAGATTCAATCACGTGACACAACAGATGTCTTTCCCACCGGTGAGTTTGTCAGATCATTTTACACCGACCAAGTGTTCTGTCCAAATATCCATTGTTATtctttaacaattaaaattaatttccctcttccccccccccccctaatcatttcgttttatagtgaaaaaaaagaaaaaagaaaaaagaacaaaaaatgatgagaataatgataacgaatgttaatgaaaaatttttatttgacattgTCATTGAGTGCATTTATTGCGTGCTTGTTgagtgttttatatatttcaattaacaGCGTCTgataatatcatttcttttcttttcttttctttttttttttcttcttttttcttggctttctttttcttttttttttttttttacaaaaatttaattcatgCGGATGTTTGTTGTGTTACGTGTGTGTtacaatatcatttaaatctaattttatggaactataaaataacatttacgaaaaatattttgtttcgtttcgttcattttaaacaaagtagaataagtaaataaaaatatatgtatatatatatatatatatatatatagcagtATATATACACCATCACACATGATGGGCGATTAGAAGTAGAATTAGGAGAAGGGAGCAGGGTACACGGTATTTGTATTGTAATACAGGGGGCAGGAGTGCCCAGTGCTGCATCTACCGGAGGGGTAGGTGGTTCAGTGTCCAGTGCTAGTCTCCTGAAACttcaacaacagcaacagcagcaagcAGTTGTTCCGTTGCAGCAACAGCAGCCAAGTACCAATGCACCACAGCCACCTTTCAACCAGGTGAACAACCTGACgtctgaaatatttaattattataggatttattttcgttattctatttttattcgctatttaaaaagtataaaaaatttagaaagaaagagagagaaagggacagaGAATTTTTGAGAATTTTTGAGttaaaaaacagaagaataaattatgatttttatgtgATCAAGTAAacattctttcttcgttttttagattaaatattttaacaatatctAGAGAGGTAGAaagtttattacatttatcaaaTTGTTAAGTTTATGTGTTTATCAAATTGCATTTTAATCGCTTATCATTacgtatatcatttttatttcgtttcgtttttcataattatttcacGTTTGTGCcgtcttttaatatattaaagagtGTTTAACTgtactattatattttgttaaggTATTAagtttctctattattattattattatttatttatttatttatttattttttaattgtacgTAATTTGGTTGTACTTTATAAATCGTAAGGgacaattaacaataatttatgATTGTGATCATagttaattttgtaattaatttatatagttaCATACTCTCTCTTAAGTGAATATCAAAATTGcgattagatttttatttataaaaaatagttTTTAAGAATGAAGAcgttaaattttgttttcttttttttttttttcaggcaTCACGTGCACCGCAAAATCAACCATCTAATCAACAACTTCGTATGTTGGTACAACAAATTCAATTGGCTGCTCAGGAAGGATATTTGAATCATCAGATATTGAATCAAGCATTATCACCGCAGACATTGATTTTACTGAATCAACTTTTACAACAGATCAAGATCTTACAACAGTTACATCAACAACATTCTGTCCAGAGTTCATTGAAGGGCAACAGTCCGTCGGTTTTGCAAATTAGCGTACAAATAACTAAAACAAAGCAACAAATCGCAAATCTGCAGAATCAAATTGCGGTTCAACAGGCAACGTATATGAAACAACAACAGCATCAACAACACGCTGCCCCACCGTCTCAGGCATTGGAGTACTACAAAAGTTCGGTACACGATCCCATGTCAGCATTACAGAACAGCTTCGGCGATTTGACAATGAACAAAGAGCCACCTGttgttagtaatattataataaaattatataaaataaatcatataatgggatatt from Vespa crabro chromosome 12, iyVesCrab1.2, whole genome shotgun sequence includes:
- the LOC124428440 gene encoding trinucleotide repeat-containing gene 6C protein isoform X5: MFPHNSSSHEISTETNAFVQNSMGDVVVLGESSLYGEGEWEGSEHARYCDIESINSSKMAACTSHLEATAANDFSTVLPSQTSEFSSAGIGKACQSVAPVTTKNPTNHLLTYDNNKVNNHNNAEHNHHKYRKQNTPGLLGQLGSSANNSKSTFKTLSDNKNSFSDLSVRVLSVSVHLQVTRGEAYCTVGVPSLVRIPKSDCPQRSLRLPNSVDNYSLLGSRLELGDNNKFKAHFSFISNNNSKSVILLSSISNGDHCFLLGGGPVEIDAITLKFGIIMDVLTRSKLLGHKCALVINSHQTSRLLTSDETSNENCNVRYTLALEKIWNLLKSHFSGIDFKLVPISDQNFAIFTASSSITLIVFRNEVTDHISRSFLENLKQLRVQSFTSPLSNVTVTELMQRICVPLLKKRKGNDYNVGNNNNNDEYYNKNISIGSIEEEINSSNDNPDVIEDIVDVAVCYKTSCMMITNVRILGSQNDGISRTEATIFTVGALSFQDNNKSNKPLNTSYKISEYSRSVGSDLQSNSTIKSVSKSTLKDKSRIKFEMSHTARFNESDKRKQVRLAANIPIMTTCEPTMTLTSQSATITSQTIGVPVCRADNRIYDDGMRSEFLNTFQNDQICIQRMLASRTDDIITNDLRLNETLNPTQTYIETLKSLATDDIPLNCNYDRTGACSNRQTCDYDNDNYHDDFALCSYDNMAVYTKPTALQWSTLIAHVRALIPACRKAYETDRTKCEVQQRRLKFMLNILFNESTRLLNKVYEPILSYKQRWGISTILQLAGGGESSLNSGGANNWGSTQATTPNNNNTNQSGWVGTPGNAPGNAGTPNNWGGNSVNRSVSGNPNQNQNQGPPGTQNTSGNVNKVNNPNQQSNQQSGPPTSQSNSTQGNQNSSQWSQGKSNNPGGPGQNPQNNNNSVQQQQSANSNGSNNQSNNNAQGSVSSGNTPASNNPSTKQQLEQLNTMREALFSQDGWGCQHVNQDTSWDVPTSPEPNLTKDGVPMWKPPVNNGTDLWEANLRNGGQPPPHQQAKTPWGHTPATNIGGTWGEDDETADSSNMWTGAPAPSQPNAAQWTAGNQAGMWGGTNWADPRLDHNRDPRDLRSVDPREMRDPRDHRMTLDPRDHMRVMDPMARDPRMGDMRGDPRGISGRLNGANTDAMWGQPPGPPHHQMGHQHPSGPPTKMLNPSNMNQWAAPPPKDMMPGKPSGWEEPSPPTQRRNVPNYDDGTSLWGNPAANQRTMPASKVSHWKDLPTPNIARGGMQCPPGMPQNRMPGQPGMKPDVGGPGMWAHPGAPGGRNGTWADGPHDTTSWDDPKTPATWNEPPLNPATWGGPATHKQKSMGPAGSWVDSDIDPTPSWGHPAKPSLTKDFIWNSREFRYLCDLGYKKEDVELALRNREMNRDEAQELLSQIRPLDQWPRRHDTHSGYDPTNQPTTAPAYPRFNHVTQQMSFPPASRAPQNQPSNQQLRMLVQQIQLAAQEGYLNHQILNQALSPQTLILLNQLLQQIKILQQLHQQHSVQSSLKGNSPSVLQISVQITKTKQQIANLQNQIAVQQATYMKQQQHQQHAAPPSQALEYYKSSVHDPMSALQNSFGDLTMNKEPPVSQQQSRLNQWKLPSLDKDGDLTTNEFSRAPGTTSKPPTAPGGLTQSHSSPNMNPLLSQGDGTWSSRLGDSGWPDPGNTDSTDGKDWQPGGAAFTDLVPEFEPGKPWRGTQMKSIEDDPSITPGSVVRSPLSLATIKDPDAIFSSSSKTSPPPQNANPDTSIPSLSNSTWTFNPPATTPTAFTSSKNTWESAPPPTAVTSELWGAPMSKARGPPPGLGSKGAGSTSNGWAGLGSVTKSSSSWGGLQSNPVSNSSWVSTWLLLRNLTPQIDGSTLKTLCMQHGPVQDFRLYLNHGIALTKYSSRDEAIKAQGALNNCVLGNTTIFAESPADSEVHTLLQQLSHGGQQQAGGSGGASWGLRPTNKAGPPPDTWGGSSSQLWGAPPTTNSLWSNTGIDSSDQQRATPSSLNSYLPGDLLGEIRRGPT